A single Balaenoptera ricei isolate mBalRic1 chromosome 13, mBalRic1.hap2, whole genome shotgun sequence DNA region contains:
- the AUP1 gene encoding lipid droplet-regulating VLDL assembly factor AUP1 isoform X5, translating to MEPPPSPGPERLFDSHRLPGDGFLLLALLLYAPVGFCLLVLRVFLGIHVFLVSCALPDSVLRRFVVRTMCAVLGLVARQEDSGLRDHRVRVLISNHVTPFDHNIVNLLTSCSTPLLNSPPSFVCWSRGFMEMDGRGELVESLKRFCASTRLPPTPLLLFPEEEATNGREGLLRFSSWPFSIQDVVQPLTLRVQRPLVSVTVSDASWVSELLWSLFVPFTVYQVRWLRPVHRQLGEGSEEFSLRVQQLVAKELGQTGTQLTPADKAEHMKRQRHPRLRPQSAQSSFPPSPGPSPDVQLATLAQRVKEVLPHVPLGVIQRDLARTGCVDLTITNLLEGAETFMPEDITERTQALPTASTPKFPSSGPATPQPTALTFAKSSWARQESLQERKQALYEYARRRFTERQAQEAD from the exons ATGGAGCCTCCCCCGTCGCCGGGGCCGGAGCGGCTCTTTGATTCGCACCG GCTCCCGGGTGACGGCTTCCTGCTTCTCGCGCTGCTGCTCTACGCTCCAGTCGGGTTTTGCCTCCTCGTCCTGCGCGTCTTTCTTGGGATCCACGTCTTCCTGGTCAGCTGCGCGCTACCAGACAGCGTCCTTCGCAG GTTCGTGGTGCGGACCATGTGTGCAGTGCTGGGGCTCGTGGCCCGGCAGGAGGACTCCGGACTCCGAGATCACCGCGTCAGGGTCCTCATTTCCAACCACGTGACACCTTTCGACCACAACATAGTCAACCTGCTCACCAGCTGTAGCACC CCTCTACTCAATAGTCCCCCCAGCTTTGTGTGCTGGTCTCGGGGCTTCATGGAGATGGATGGGCGGGGGGAGTTGGTGGAGTCACTCAAGAGATTCTGTGCTTCAACgaggcttccccccacccctctgctGCTATTCCCCGAGGAAGAGGCCACCAATGGCCGGGAGGGGCTCCTGCGCTTCAG TTCCTGGCCATTTTCTATCCAGGATGTGGTACAGCCTCTTACCCTGCGAGTCCAGAGACCCCTAGTTTCTGTG ACGGTGTCAGATGCCTCCTGGGTCTCAGAACTGCTGTGGTCACTTTTCGTCCCTTTCACGGTGTATCAAGTAAG GTGGCTTCGTCCTGTTCATcgacagctgggggaggggagtgaggagTTCTCCCTCCGTGTACAACAG CTGGTGGCCAAAGAGTTGGGCCAGACAGGGACACAACTCACTCCAGCAGACAAAGCAGAGCACATGAAGCGACAGAGACACCCCAGATTGCGCCCCCAGTCAG CCCagtcttctttccctccctcccctggcccttctcctGATGTGCAGTTGGCAACTCTGGCTCAGAGAGTGAAGGAGGTTTTACCCCACGTGCCACTGGGTGTCATCCAGAGAGACCTGG CCAGGACTGGCTGTGTAGACTTGACTATCACTAATCTGCTTGAGGGAGCTGAAACTTTCATGCCTGAAGACATCACTGAGAGGACCCAGGCCCTTCCCACAGCCTCCACCCCCAAG TTCCCCAGCTCTGGCCCGGCGACACCTCAGCCCACAGCCCTAACATTTGCCAAGTCCTCCTGGGCCCGGCAGGAGAGTCTACAGGAGCGCAAGCAGGCGCTGTATGAATACGCAAGAAG GAGATTCACAGAGAGGCAGGCCCAGGAGGCTGACTGA
- the AUP1 gene encoding lipid droplet-regulating VLDL assembly factor AUP1 isoform X4, giving the protein MEPPPSPGPERLFDSHRLPGDGFLLLALLLYAPVGFCLLVLRVFLGIHVFLVSCALPDSVLRRFVVRTMCAVLGLVARQEDSGLRDHRVRVLISNHVTPFDHNIVNLLTSCSTPLLNSPPSFVCWSRGFMEMDGRGELVESLKRFCASTRLPPTPLLLFPEEEATNGREGLLRFSSWPFSIQDVVQPLTLRVQRPLVSVTVSDASWVSELLWSLFVPFTVYQVRWLRPVHRQLGEGSEEFSLRVQQLVAKELGQTGTQLTPADKAEHMKRQRHPRLRPQSAQSSFPPSPGPSPDVQLATLAQRVKEVLPHVPLGVIQRDLARTGCVDLTITNLLEGAETFMPEDITERTQALPTASTPKAFDACLMMMTSQAL; this is encoded by the exons ATGGAGCCTCCCCCGTCGCCGGGGCCGGAGCGGCTCTTTGATTCGCACCG GCTCCCGGGTGACGGCTTCCTGCTTCTCGCGCTGCTGCTCTACGCTCCAGTCGGGTTTTGCCTCCTCGTCCTGCGCGTCTTTCTTGGGATCCACGTCTTCCTGGTCAGCTGCGCGCTACCAGACAGCGTCCTTCGCAG GTTCGTGGTGCGGACCATGTGTGCAGTGCTGGGGCTCGTGGCCCGGCAGGAGGACTCCGGACTCCGAGATCACCGCGTCAGGGTCCTCATTTCCAACCACGTGACACCTTTCGACCACAACATAGTCAACCTGCTCACCAGCTGTAGCACC CCTCTACTCAATAGTCCCCCCAGCTTTGTGTGCTGGTCTCGGGGCTTCATGGAGATGGATGGGCGGGGGGAGTTGGTGGAGTCACTCAAGAGATTCTGTGCTTCAACgaggcttccccccacccctctgctGCTATTCCCCGAGGAAGAGGCCACCAATGGCCGGGAGGGGCTCCTGCGCTTCAG TTCCTGGCCATTTTCTATCCAGGATGTGGTACAGCCTCTTACCCTGCGAGTCCAGAGACCCCTAGTTTCTGTG ACGGTGTCAGATGCCTCCTGGGTCTCAGAACTGCTGTGGTCACTTTTCGTCCCTTTCACGGTGTATCAAGTAAG GTGGCTTCGTCCTGTTCATcgacagctgggggaggggagtgaggagTTCTCCCTCCGTGTACAACAG CTGGTGGCCAAAGAGTTGGGCCAGACAGGGACACAACTCACTCCAGCAGACAAAGCAGAGCACATGAAGCGACAGAGACACCCCAGATTGCGCCCCCAGTCAG CCCagtcttctttccctccctcccctggcccttctcctGATGTGCAGTTGGCAACTCTGGCTCAGAGAGTGAAGGAGGTTTTACCCCACGTGCCACTGGGTGTCATCCAGAGAGACCTGG CCAGGACTGGCTGTGTAGACTTGACTATCACTAATCTGCTTGAGGGAGCTGAAACTTTCATGCCTGAAGACATCACTGAGAGGACCCAGGCCCTTCCCACAGCCTCCACCCCCAAG GCATTCGATGCGTGTTTAATGATGATGACTTCGCAAGCCCTCTGA
- the HTRA2 gene encoding serine protease HTRA2, mitochondrial isoform X2 has product MAALRAGRGAVWSLRGWRALGGGRWGKGPLLIPDLRALLTSGTPDSRARVTYGTPSFGARLSVGVPEPRTCMTSGTSGPRARLIEGTPDPRIREDSGTPGTHPRVWLAVALGAGGAVLLLLWGGGRGPPAVLASVPGSPPPSPRSQYNFIADVVEKTAPAVVYIEILGRHPFSGREVPISNGSGFVVAADGLIVTNAHVVADRRRVRVRLPSGDTYEAVVTAVDPVADIATLRIQTKEPLPTLPLGRSADVRQGEFVVAMGSPFALQNTITSGIVSSAQRPARDLGLPQTNVEYIQTDAAIDDGEVIGVNTMKVTAGISFAIPADRLREFLHRGEKKNSWFGTSGSQRRYIGVMMLTLTPSILAELQLREPSFPDVQHGVLIHKVILDSPAHRAGLRPGDVILAIGERLVQNAEDIYEAVRTQSQLAVRIRRGPETLTLYVTPEVTE; this is encoded by the exons ATGGCTGCACTGAGGGCGGGGCGGGGTGCAGTCTGGAGCCTCCGGGGATGGCGGGCTTTGGGGGGGGGTCGCTGGGGAAAGGGACCCCTGTTGATCCCTGACCTCCGGGCCTTGCTGACGTCAGGAACTCCTGACTCTCGGGCCCGAGTGACTTATGGGACCCCCAGTTTCGGGGCCCGGTTGTCTGTGGGAGTCCCTGAACCACGAACATGTATGACGTCGGGGACTTCGGGTCCCCGAGCACGGCTGATCGAGGGGACCCCAGATCCCCGGATCCGGGAAGACTCAGGGACCCCTGGAACCCACCCGCGCGTGTGGCTGGCGGTGGCGCTGGGCGCTGGGGGGGCAGTGCTCTTGTTGTTGTGGGGCGGGGGTCGGGGTCCCCCGGCCGTCCTCGCCTCGGTCCCTGGCTCGCCGCCTCCCTCTCCCCGGAGCCAGTACAACTTCATCGCGGACGTGGTGGAGAAGACGGCCCCTGCCGTGGTTTATATCGAGATCTTGGGCCG GCACCCTTTTTCGGGCCGCGAAGTCCCTATCTCGAATGGCTCAGGATTCGTGGTGGCTGCCGACGGGCTCATCGTTACCAACGCTCATGTGGTGGCTGATCGGCGCCGAGTCCGTGTGAGGCTGCCTAGCGGCGATACGTATGAGGCCGTGGTCACAGCTGTGGATCCCGTGGCAGATATCGCCACGCTGAGGATTCAGACCAAG GAGCCTCTCCCCACACTGCCCCTGGGACGTTCAGCCGATGTCCGGCAAGGGGAGTTTGTTGTTGCCATGGGAAGTCCCTTTGCACTGCAGAACACGATCACATCCGGCATTGTCAGCTCTGCTCAGCGTCCAGCCAGAGATCTGGGCCTTCCCCAAACCAATGTGGAATACATCCAGACTGATGCAGCTATTGAT GATGGGGAGGTGATTGGGGTGAATACCATGAAGGTCACAGCTGGAATCTCCTTTGCCATCCCTGCTGATCGCCTTCGAGAGTTTCTGCATCGTGGAGAAAAGAAGA ATTCCTGGTTTGGAACCAGTGGGTCCCAGCGCCGCTACATTGGAGTGATGATGCTAACCCTGACTCCCAG CATCCTTGCTGAACTACAGCTTCGAGAACCAAGCTTTCCTGATGTTCAGCATGGTGTGCTCATCCATAAAGTCATCCTGGACTCCCCTGCACACCG GGCTGGTCTACGGCCTGGTGATGTGATCTTGGCCATTGGGGAGCGGCTGGTACAAAATGCTGAAGATATTTATGAAGCCGTTCGAACCCAATCCCAGCTGGCAGTGCGGATCCGGCGGGGACCGGAAACATTGACCTTATATGTGACCCCTGAAGTCACAGAATGA
- the HTRA2 gene encoding serine protease HTRA2, mitochondrial isoform X1 yields the protein MAALRAGRGAVWSLRGWRALGGGRWGKGPLLIPDLRALLTSGTPDSRARVTYGTPSFGARLSVGVPEPRTCMTSGTSGPRARLIEGTPDPRIREDSGTPGTHPRVWLAVALGAGGAVLLLLWGGGRGPPAVLASVPGSPPPSPRSQYNFIADVVEKTAPAVVYIEILGRHPFSGREVPISNGSGFVVAADGLIVTNAHVVADRRRVRVRLPSGDTYEAVVTAVDPVADIATLRIQTKEPLPTLPLGRSADVRQGEFVVAMGSPFALQNTITSGIVSSAQRPARDLGLPQTNVEYIQTDAAIDFGNSGGPLVNLDGEVIGVNTMKVTAGISFAIPADRLREFLHRGEKKNSWFGTSGSQRRYIGVMMLTLTPSILAELQLREPSFPDVQHGVLIHKVILDSPAHRAGLRPGDVILAIGERLVQNAEDIYEAVRTQSQLAVRIRRGPETLTLYVTPEVTE from the exons ATGGCTGCACTGAGGGCGGGGCGGGGTGCAGTCTGGAGCCTCCGGGGATGGCGGGCTTTGGGGGGGGGTCGCTGGGGAAAGGGACCCCTGTTGATCCCTGACCTCCGGGCCTTGCTGACGTCAGGAACTCCTGACTCTCGGGCCCGAGTGACTTATGGGACCCCCAGTTTCGGGGCCCGGTTGTCTGTGGGAGTCCCTGAACCACGAACATGTATGACGTCGGGGACTTCGGGTCCCCGAGCACGGCTGATCGAGGGGACCCCAGATCCCCGGATCCGGGAAGACTCAGGGACCCCTGGAACCCACCCGCGCGTGTGGCTGGCGGTGGCGCTGGGCGCTGGGGGGGCAGTGCTCTTGTTGTTGTGGGGCGGGGGTCGGGGTCCCCCGGCCGTCCTCGCCTCGGTCCCTGGCTCGCCGCCTCCCTCTCCCCGGAGCCAGTACAACTTCATCGCGGACGTGGTGGAGAAGACGGCCCCTGCCGTGGTTTATATCGAGATCTTGGGCCG GCACCCTTTTTCGGGCCGCGAAGTCCCTATCTCGAATGGCTCAGGATTCGTGGTGGCTGCCGACGGGCTCATCGTTACCAACGCTCATGTGGTGGCTGATCGGCGCCGAGTCCGTGTGAGGCTGCCTAGCGGCGATACGTATGAGGCCGTGGTCACAGCTGTGGATCCCGTGGCAGATATCGCCACGCTGAGGATTCAGACCAAG GAGCCTCTCCCCACACTGCCCCTGGGACGTTCAGCCGATGTCCGGCAAGGGGAGTTTGTTGTTGCCATGGGAAGTCCCTTTGCACTGCAGAACACGATCACATCCGGCATTGTCAGCTCTGCTCAGCGTCCAGCCAGAGATCTGGGCCTTCCCCAAACCAATGTGGAATACATCCAGACTGATGCAGCTATTGAT TTTGGAAATTCTGGCGGTCCCCTGGTTAACCTG GATGGGGAGGTGATTGGGGTGAATACCATGAAGGTCACAGCTGGAATCTCCTTTGCCATCCCTGCTGATCGCCTTCGAGAGTTTCTGCATCGTGGAGAAAAGAAGA ATTCCTGGTTTGGAACCAGTGGGTCCCAGCGCCGCTACATTGGAGTGATGATGCTAACCCTGACTCCCAG CATCCTTGCTGAACTACAGCTTCGAGAACCAAGCTTTCCTGATGTTCAGCATGGTGTGCTCATCCATAAAGTCATCCTGGACTCCCCTGCACACCG GGCTGGTCTACGGCCTGGTGATGTGATCTTGGCCATTGGGGAGCGGCTGGTACAAAATGCTGAAGATATTTATGAAGCCGTTCGAACCCAATCCCAGCTGGCAGTGCGGATCCGGCGGGGACCGGAAACATTGACCTTATATGTGACCCCTGAAGTCACAGAATGA
- the LOXL3 gene encoding lysyl oxidase homolog 3 isoform X6 codes for MSQRNVTLLAQRQQHSFGLHGVACVGTEAHLSLCSLEFYRANDTTRCPGGAPAVVSCVPSPLYAASSGQKKQQSKPQGEARVRLKGGAHPGEGRVEVLKAGTWGTVCDRKWDLQAASVVCRELGFGSAREALSGARMGQGMGAIHLSEVRCSGQEPSLWKCPHRNITAEDCSHSQDAGVRCNLPYTGVETKIRLSGGRSRHEGRVEVQTGGPGSLRWGLICGDDWGTLEAMVACRQLGLGYANHGLQETWYWDSGNITEVVMSGVRCTGTELSLDQCAHHGTHVACKRTGSHFTAGVICSETASDLLLHSALVQETAYIEDRPLHMLYCAAEENCLASSARSANWPYGHRRLLRFSSQIHNLGRADFRPKAGRHSWVWHECHGHYHSMDIFTHYDILTPNGTKVAEGHKASFCLEDTECQEDVSKRYECANFGEQGITVGCWDLYRHDIDCQWIDITDVKPGNYILQVVINPNFEVAESDFTNNAMKCNCKYDGHRIWVHNCHIGDAFSEEANRRFERYPGQTSNQII; via the exons GCTGCTGGCCCAGCGGCAGCAACACTCCTTTGGTCTGCATGGGGTGGCGTGCGTGGGCACGGAGGCCcacctctctctctgctccttggAGTTCTATCGTGCCAATGACACCACCAGGTGCCCTGGGGGGGCCCCTGCGGTGGTGAGCTGTGTGCCAAGCCCTCTCTACGCAGCATCCAGTGGCCAGAAGAAGCAACAGTCGAAGCCTCAGGGGGAG GCCCGAGTGCGATTAAAGGGTGGAGCCCACCCAGGAGAAGGCCGGGTAGAAGTCCTGAAGGCTGGCACGTGGGGCACAGTCTGTGACCGCAAATGGGACCTGCAGGCAGCCAGCGTGGTGTGTCGGGAGCTGGGCTTCGGGAGTGCTCGAGAGGCTCTGAGCGGTGCCCGCATGGGGCAGG GCATGGGTGCCATCCATTTGAGTGAAGTTCGATGCTCTGGCCAGGAACCCTCCCTCTGGAAGTGCCCCCACAGGAACATCACAGCTGAGGACTGTTCCCATAGCCAAGATGCTGGAGTCCGATGCAACCTGCCCTACACTGGGGTAGAGACCAAG ATCCGACTCAGCGGGGGCCGCAGCCGACATGAAGGGCGAGTCGAGGTGCAAACAGGAGGACCTGGGTCCCTTCGCTGGGGCCTCATCTGTGGGGATGACTGGGGCACACTGGAGGCCATGGTTGCCTGCAGGCAACTCGGACTGGGCTATGCCAACCATGGCCTGCAG GAGACCTGGTACTGGGACTCAGGGAATATAACAGAGGTGGTGATGAGTGGAGTGCGCTGCACAGGGACTGAGCTGTCCCTGGACCAATGTGCTCATCATGGCACCCATGTCGCCTGCAAGAGGACAGGAAGCCATTTCACTGCTGGAGTCATTTGTTCTGAGA CCGCGTCAGATCTGCTGCTACACTCAGCACTGGTGCAGGAGACCGCGTACATTGAGGACAGGCCCCTGCACATGTTGTACTGTGCTGCTGAAGAGAACTGCCTGGCCAGCTCGGCCCGCTCAGCCAACTGGCCTTATGGCCACCGGCGTCTGCTCCGATTCTCCTCCCAGATCCACAACCTGGGACGTGCTGACTTCAGGCCCAAGGCTGGGCGCCACTCCTGGGTGTGGCATGAGTGTCATGG GCATTATCACAGTATGGACATCTTCACTCACTATGATATCCTGACCCCCAACGGCACCAAGGTGGCTGAGGGCCACAAAGCTAGTTTCTGTCTAGAAGACACCGAGTGTCAGGAGG ATGTCTCCAAGAGGTATGAGTGTGCCAACTTTGGAGAGCAGGGCATTACGGTGGGTTGCTGGGATCTCTACCGGCATGACATAGACTGTCAATGGATTGACATCACAGATGTGAAGCCAGGAAACTACATTCTGCAG GTGGTCATCAACCCCAATTTTGAAGTAGCAGAAAGTGACTTCACCAACAATGCAATGAAATGTAACTGCAAATATGATGGACATCGCATCTGGGTGCACAACTGCCACATTG GTGATGCCTTCAGTGAAGAGGCCAACAGGAGGTTCGAACGCTACCCTGGCCAGACCAGCAACCAGATCATCTAA
- the AUP1 gene encoding lipid droplet-regulating VLDL assembly factor AUP1 isoform X2, whose product MPEDSAFPRAPAAGCEDGGGGGPAPLKRRQWSLPRRRGRSGSLIRTGSRVTASCFSRCCSTLQSGFASSSCASFLGSTSSWSAARYQTASFAGSDPGARGGSGLGLAGGRAVTTACVPRFVVRTMCAVLGLVARQEDSGLRDHRVRVLISNHVTPFDHNIVNLLTSCSTPLLNSPPSFVCWSRGFMEMDGRGELVESLKRFCASTRLPPTPLLLFPEEEATNGREGLLRFSSWPFSIQDVVQPLTLRVQRPLVSVTVSDASWVSELLWSLFVPFTVYQVRWLRPVHRQLGEGSEEFSLRVQQLVAKELGQTGTQLTPADKAEHMKRQRHPRLRPQSAQSSFPPSPGPSPDVQLATLAQRVKEVLPHVPLGVIQRDLARTGCVDLTITNLLEGAETFMPEDITERTQALPTASTPKAFDACLMMMTSQAL is encoded by the exons ATGCCCGAAGACTCCGCCTTCCCAAGAGCCCCTGCGGCGGGGTGCgaagatggcggcggcggcggcccggcaCCCCTAAAGCGGCGGCAATGGAGCCTCCCCCGTCGCCGGGGCCGGAGCGGCTCTTTGATTCGCACCG GCTCCCGGGTGACGGCTTCCTGCTTCTCGCGCTGCTGCTCTACGCTCCAGTCGGGTTTTGCCTCCTCGTCCTGCGCGTCTTTCTTGGGATCCACGTCTTCCTGGTCAGCTGCGCGCTACCAGACAGCGTCCTTCGCAGGTTCCGACCCGGGCGCTCGGGGAGGGTCGGGGCTGGGCCTGGCCGGAGGCCGCGCGGTCACCACTGCCTGCGTTCCCAGGTTCGTGGTGCGGACCATGTGTGCAGTGCTGGGGCTCGTGGCCCGGCAGGAGGACTCCGGACTCCGAGATCACCGCGTCAGGGTCCTCATTTCCAACCACGTGACACCTTTCGACCACAACATAGTCAACCTGCTCACCAGCTGTAGCACC CCTCTACTCAATAGTCCCCCCAGCTTTGTGTGCTGGTCTCGGGGCTTCATGGAGATGGATGGGCGGGGGGAGTTGGTGGAGTCACTCAAGAGATTCTGTGCTTCAACgaggcttccccccacccctctgctGCTATTCCCCGAGGAAGAGGCCACCAATGGCCGGGAGGGGCTCCTGCGCTTCAG TTCCTGGCCATTTTCTATCCAGGATGTGGTACAGCCTCTTACCCTGCGAGTCCAGAGACCCCTAGTTTCTGTG ACGGTGTCAGATGCCTCCTGGGTCTCAGAACTGCTGTGGTCACTTTTCGTCCCTTTCACGGTGTATCAAGTAAG GTGGCTTCGTCCTGTTCATcgacagctgggggaggggagtgaggagTTCTCCCTCCGTGTACAACAG CTGGTGGCCAAAGAGTTGGGCCAGACAGGGACACAACTCACTCCAGCAGACAAAGCAGAGCACATGAAGCGACAGAGACACCCCAGATTGCGCCCCCAGTCAG CCCagtcttctttccctccctcccctggcccttctcctGATGTGCAGTTGGCAACTCTGGCTCAGAGAGTGAAGGAGGTTTTACCCCACGTGCCACTGGGTGTCATCCAGAGAGACCTGG CCAGGACTGGCTGTGTAGACTTGACTATCACTAATCTGCTTGAGGGAGCTGAAACTTTCATGCCTGAAGACATCACTGAGAGGACCCAGGCCCTTCCCACAGCCTCCACCCCCAAG GCATTCGATGCGTGTTTAATGATGATGACTTCGCAAGCCCTCTGA
- the AUP1 gene encoding lipid droplet-regulating VLDL assembly factor AUP1 isoform X1: MPEDSAFPRAPAAGCEDGGGGGPAPLKRRQWSLPRRRGRSGSLIRTGSRVTASCFSRCCSTLQSGFASSSCASFLGSTSSWSAARYQTASFAGSDPGARGGSGLGLAGGRAVTTACVPRFVVRTMCAVLGLVARQEDSGLRDHRVRVLISNHVTPFDHNIVNLLTSCSTPLLNSPPSFVCWSRGFMEMDGRGELVESLKRFCASTRLPPTPLLLFPEEEATNGREGLLRFSSWPFSIQDVVQPLTLRVQRPLVSVTVSDASWVSELLWSLFVPFTVYQVRWLRPVHRQLGEGSEEFSLRVQQLVAKELGQTGTQLTPADKAEHMKRQRHPRLRPQSAQSSFPPSPGPSPDVQLATLAQRVKEVLPHVPLGVIQRDLARTGCVDLTITNLLEGAETFMPEDITERTQALPTASTPKFPSSGPATPQPTALTFAKSSWARQESLQERKQALYEYARRRFTERQAQEAD, translated from the exons ATGCCCGAAGACTCCGCCTTCCCAAGAGCCCCTGCGGCGGGGTGCgaagatggcggcggcggcggcccggcaCCCCTAAAGCGGCGGCAATGGAGCCTCCCCCGTCGCCGGGGCCGGAGCGGCTCTTTGATTCGCACCG GCTCCCGGGTGACGGCTTCCTGCTTCTCGCGCTGCTGCTCTACGCTCCAGTCGGGTTTTGCCTCCTCGTCCTGCGCGTCTTTCTTGGGATCCACGTCTTCCTGGTCAGCTGCGCGCTACCAGACAGCGTCCTTCGCAGGTTCCGACCCGGGCGCTCGGGGAGGGTCGGGGCTGGGCCTGGCCGGAGGCCGCGCGGTCACCACTGCCTGCGTTCCCAGGTTCGTGGTGCGGACCATGTGTGCAGTGCTGGGGCTCGTGGCCCGGCAGGAGGACTCCGGACTCCGAGATCACCGCGTCAGGGTCCTCATTTCCAACCACGTGACACCTTTCGACCACAACATAGTCAACCTGCTCACCAGCTGTAGCACC CCTCTACTCAATAGTCCCCCCAGCTTTGTGTGCTGGTCTCGGGGCTTCATGGAGATGGATGGGCGGGGGGAGTTGGTGGAGTCACTCAAGAGATTCTGTGCTTCAACgaggcttccccccacccctctgctGCTATTCCCCGAGGAAGAGGCCACCAATGGCCGGGAGGGGCTCCTGCGCTTCAG TTCCTGGCCATTTTCTATCCAGGATGTGGTACAGCCTCTTACCCTGCGAGTCCAGAGACCCCTAGTTTCTGTG ACGGTGTCAGATGCCTCCTGGGTCTCAGAACTGCTGTGGTCACTTTTCGTCCCTTTCACGGTGTATCAAGTAAG GTGGCTTCGTCCTGTTCATcgacagctgggggaggggagtgaggagTTCTCCCTCCGTGTACAACAG CTGGTGGCCAAAGAGTTGGGCCAGACAGGGACACAACTCACTCCAGCAGACAAAGCAGAGCACATGAAGCGACAGAGACACCCCAGATTGCGCCCCCAGTCAG CCCagtcttctttccctccctcccctggcccttctcctGATGTGCAGTTGGCAACTCTGGCTCAGAGAGTGAAGGAGGTTTTACCCCACGTGCCACTGGGTGTCATCCAGAGAGACCTGG CCAGGACTGGCTGTGTAGACTTGACTATCACTAATCTGCTTGAGGGAGCTGAAACTTTCATGCCTGAAGACATCACTGAGAGGACCCAGGCCCTTCCCACAGCCTCCACCCCCAAG TTCCCCAGCTCTGGCCCGGCGACACCTCAGCCCACAGCCCTAACATTTGCCAAGTCCTCCTGGGCCCGGCAGGAGAGTCTACAGGAGCGCAAGCAGGCGCTGTATGAATACGCAAGAAG GAGATTCACAGAGAGGCAGGCCCAGGAGGCTGACTGA
- the AUP1 gene encoding lipid droplet-regulating VLDL assembly factor AUP1 isoform X3, with the protein MPEDSAFPRAPAAGCEDGGGGGPAPLKRRQWSLPRRRGRSGSLIRTGSRVTASCFSRCCSTLQSGFASSSCASFLGSTSSWSAARYQTASFAGSDPGARGGSGLGLAGGRAVTTACVPRFVVRTMCAVLGLVARQEDSGLRDHRVRVLISNHVTPFDHNIVNLLTSCSTPLLNSPPSFVCWSRGFMEMDGRGELVESLKRFCASTRLPPTPLLLFPEEEATNGREGLLRFSSWPFSIQDVVQPLTLRVQRPLVSVTVSDASWVSELLWSLFVPFTVYQVRWLRPVHRQLGEGSEEFSLRVQQLVAKELGQTGTQLTPADKAEHMKRQRHPRLRPQSAQSSFPPSPGPSPDVQLATLAQRVKEVLPHVPLGVIQRDLGMRKGRLIQDWLCRLDYH; encoded by the exons ATGCCCGAAGACTCCGCCTTCCCAAGAGCCCCTGCGGCGGGGTGCgaagatggcggcggcggcggcccggcaCCCCTAAAGCGGCGGCAATGGAGCCTCCCCCGTCGCCGGGGCCGGAGCGGCTCTTTGATTCGCACCG GCTCCCGGGTGACGGCTTCCTGCTTCTCGCGCTGCTGCTCTACGCTCCAGTCGGGTTTTGCCTCCTCGTCCTGCGCGTCTTTCTTGGGATCCACGTCTTCCTGGTCAGCTGCGCGCTACCAGACAGCGTCCTTCGCAGGTTCCGACCCGGGCGCTCGGGGAGGGTCGGGGCTGGGCCTGGCCGGAGGCCGCGCGGTCACCACTGCCTGCGTTCCCAGGTTCGTGGTGCGGACCATGTGTGCAGTGCTGGGGCTCGTGGCCCGGCAGGAGGACTCCGGACTCCGAGATCACCGCGTCAGGGTCCTCATTTCCAACCACGTGACACCTTTCGACCACAACATAGTCAACCTGCTCACCAGCTGTAGCACC CCTCTACTCAATAGTCCCCCCAGCTTTGTGTGCTGGTCTCGGGGCTTCATGGAGATGGATGGGCGGGGGGAGTTGGTGGAGTCACTCAAGAGATTCTGTGCTTCAACgaggcttccccccacccctctgctGCTATTCCCCGAGGAAGAGGCCACCAATGGCCGGGAGGGGCTCCTGCGCTTCAG TTCCTGGCCATTTTCTATCCAGGATGTGGTACAGCCTCTTACCCTGCGAGTCCAGAGACCCCTAGTTTCTGTG ACGGTGTCAGATGCCTCCTGGGTCTCAGAACTGCTGTGGTCACTTTTCGTCCCTTTCACGGTGTATCAAGTAAG GTGGCTTCGTCCTGTTCATcgacagctgggggaggggagtgaggagTTCTCCCTCCGTGTACAACAG CTGGTGGCCAAAGAGTTGGGCCAGACAGGGACACAACTCACTCCAGCAGACAAAGCAGAGCACATGAAGCGACAGAGACACCCCAGATTGCGCCCCCAGTCAG CCCagtcttctttccctccctcccctggcccttctcctGATGTGCAGTTGGCAACTCTGGCTCAGAGAGTGAAGGAGGTTTTACCCCACGTGCCACTGGGTGTCATCCAGAGAGACCTGGGTATGAGAAAGGGTAGACTCAT CCAGGACTGGCTGTGTAGACTTGACTATCACTAA